The genome window ttttaagtagtgtatttgaattaaaactttactgttaacttcaaaaattcatgtacatgagttaataattgattttaaaaaatatttatatatttatttaatagcacAGGGCAGGAAAAATTCCTGGCTCCGCCCTTGTGAGTGCTTCCCTTTGCTTGCTCCCTTCCCcaaaaagcaatttttttttacaatacaaattagaaagaaaaccataccttttttctatttttatttttttacaagagataaaagaaaaagaaaaaatggttctttcttataattattattttaaaactcgaaCTGGCATGACGAGTTGATCTAGAGCATGGATTTATTcggattgaaaaagaaaacacggTTAACCCGATAAAAAATTTAGGTTTGATGTAATCAAAActtagttattttaaatttattttttttaaaaaataatttttttaaaataaacatttttttagaattgatacTCCCTTCAACCTTGAcccaagttgagttttaaagCTGTGTATATAATTGCTTTGAAAGattcatcaaatcaaaatgGAAAGGAGGAAGGAATTATGCTTACATGAAACTAAACAGTAAATAGACAATTTTTATCATATcgacaaaggaaaaaaacagtaaaaagacAAAATTCCATGTCGCTTCGACTTCTCTTTTTCATCGATAGTTCCTCCAAATTGTCAAgccccttattttttatttgaaaaaaaagagagagtttatcatataaaaaaattgcaaaccAAATAATGGCAGACAACCATGCTTTAGCTTTGAATATTTAAGTAATTAACAGACCCCACTAACTAATCCCATAGAATAAACCTGATTAATCCTAATAGTAATAGAGATAATGTAGGTATCATCAGACCCCAATCAATTTGGCATCTCAGattgttgtttatattttaattattaaaattaagaaattaatcacAGTATTAAAACTGGCCTAATGCCAACACATTCTTATACTTACTAGTTCTCCAAATCACGCACCACCCACAtttcttgctctcttttttaTGCCCTCTTTGATACAAGCTAAAGTCACAAAAAGCTCTTCAGGTTCTGCAATGGCGACTCCACCACCGCCACCCTCCTCTCTTCTGACTCAACTAAATGCTTTCATGGAGAAAAGTCAAGTTGGAAAACGTTTCAAACTCGCCGAGAGGAAAACCACCTTCACAACGGAGGTTCGAGCCGGGACAGCCACGTTCCTTACCATGGCCTACATCCTAGCGGTCAACGCCAGCATCCTTGCTGACTCTGGTGGCACATGCAGTGTATTAGATTGCATAACGGTGTGTTCAAACCCCACAATCCCTCTTGCAAACTGCACCGCTCCAACTCACCAAATCATCAAGCCTGACGAATCTTGTAAATTCGATCCTGTTAACCGTGGCTATGCAGACTGCCTGCAAAAGACACGTAAAGATCTTATTGTAGCCACCGTAGCTTCTTCTTTAATAGGATGTCTAATTATGGGTCTGCTAGCTAATCTTCCTTTAGCTTTGGCACCTGGTATGGGCACCAATGCTTATTTTGCCTATACAGTCGTGGGGTTTCATGGGTCAGGCAACGTACCATACAAAAGTGCCTTAACAGCTATTTTCATTGAAGGGttagtttttctctttatttcttctattGGGTTACGTGCTAAGCTAGCTAAACTCGTTCCACAACCGGTCCGGATCAGTAGCTCAGCAGGAATTGGCTTGTTCCTTGCCTTTATCGGGCTACAAAATAATCAAGGTATTGGTCTTGTTGGGTATAGTTCATCAACATTGGTCACAATTGGAGCCTGTCCAAGATCTTCTCGTGCAATGTTAGCCCCCGTTGTAATGATGGCTAATGGCACCGTTAGTTTGATCCAAAACGGCACCATATCAAGTGATATTATGTGTCTCAATGGAAGGATGGAGAGTCCAACATTTTGGCTTGGCATTCTTGGCTTTGTGATAATTGCATATTGTCTAGTGAAAAATGTAAAAGGGGCTATGATATATGGTATAGTTATCGTAACGGTGATTTCATGGTTTCGTAACACAGCAGTTACGGCGTTTCCTTACACAGAGACAGGAAATTCTTCTTATGAATACTTCAAAAAGGTGGTTGATGTGCATGTGATAGAGAAAACAGCTGGGGCCTTGAGTTTTGAGGGTATGAGTAAAGGGAGTTTCTGGGAAGCATTGGTCACATTTTTATATGTTGACATACTCGATACCACTGGGACATTATATTCAATGGCTAAATTTGCTGGTTTCACCGATGTTAATGGAGATTTTGAAGGTCAATACTTTGCATTCATGTCGGATGCTGCATCAATTGTAGTAGGGTCACTTCTCGGCACTTCTCCGGTGACCACATTTGTTGAATCATCGACAGGGATCAGAGAAGGTGGACGAACAGGCCTAACAGCATTGATCGT of Populus trichocarpa isolate Nisqually-1 chromosome 16, P.trichocarpa_v4.1, whole genome shotgun sequence contains these proteins:
- the LOC7488774 gene encoding adenine/guanine permease AZG1, which gives rise to MPSLIQAKVTKSSSGSAMATPPPPPSSLLTQLNAFMEKSQVGKRFKLAERKTTFTTEVRAGTATFLTMAYILAVNASILADSGGTCSVLDCITVCSNPTIPLANCTAPTHQIIKPDESCKFDPVNRGYADCLQKTRKDLIVATVASSLIGCLIMGLLANLPLALAPGMGTNAYFAYTVVGFHGSGNVPYKSALTAIFIEGLVFLFISSIGLRAKLAKLVPQPVRISSSAGIGLFLAFIGLQNNQGIGLVGYSSSTLVTIGACPRSSRAMLAPVVMMANGTVSLIQNGTISSDIMCLNGRMESPTFWLGILGFVIIAYCLVKNVKGAMIYGIVIVTVISWFRNTAVTAFPYTETGNSSYEYFKKVVDVHVIEKTAGALSFEGMSKGSFWEALVTFLYVDILDTTGTLYSMAKFAGFTDVNGDFEGQYFAFMSDAASIVVGSLLGTSPVTTFVESSTGIREGGRTGLTALIVAGYFFMAFFFTPLLASIPAWAVGPPLILVGVLMMRSVVEIKWDDMRQAIPAFITMIMMPLTYSIAYGLIGGIATYIILHLWDWGEAFLGKTGLVKGMKGDHMLNEETNGNGHDGKVLEAV